ACTGTCGAAGCAGCCAGGCTGAAAAATATTCGTTCGCGGCAAAAGTCTCGAGCGCGCGAGCGGCGTGTCGGATGGCACCTGCCTTGGCCAGGGCTCCGACCAGGAGTCGCCGCTTTCTGGCTGCATGCAGCTTGAGTGCAATGAATCCGGCCCCGGTTGCCGCCGCTGCGCAAGCAATGAGTGCTAGCTCCATGCGCTGACTCTCGACCAATTGCCCGGTGGGTTACTCGCTCCAAATGCGCGAGCGCAGTTCAACACGCCGACCATGGCGCTCGCCCTCAGCGCTCCAGAAACCACTGGATCACGAACTTGGCCACGAACCCCACCATGCCGAATGCGAGCCCCAGGAACAGCACGAAGGTGCCGAACTTGCCGGCCTTCGATTCCCACGCCAGGTGGCCGATGATGAACAGGATGTAGGCCATGAACGCGGCGAGGCCGAAGGTCAGGCCGAAGCTTGCGA
This genomic interval from Pseudomonadota bacterium contains the following:
- a CDS encoding DUF2788 domain-containing protein, giving the protein MNGTIFGFTEQQIASFGLTFGLAAFMAYILFIIGHLAWESKAGKFGTFVLFLGLAFGMVGFVAKFVIQWFLER